From the genome of Nakamurella flavida, one region includes:
- a CDS encoding glycosyltransferase, which yields MTMTLGSRPRAGHATDMPAGFSALRHDLSSADQGVLALLPGPVRTAPLELEAAPAAQAPAADKAAKAAKAPKATRTEKRSWRDMFGRKEVRHDQPRTARIVALVPAHNEESDIARTVDALINQTRKIDRIVIILDNCTDGTEKIVRAYKGVTVQITSGNIDKKVGALTQGWQRWAADFDFVLGVDADTVLAKDAVEQLEAEMIRVPSAAGVMCRYTFDVNLGTTFFARQLIRAQRMDFASWLTDIMARNRSTYVLGGQATLFRIKHLQQVTVDFERNSPWDPDAQVEDMELTWRLHEAGRKTLVSATARAYAGPMVTLKGLMGQRRKWDEGMAALLWQNKMPDKNTLIPWKQQFSMGANGLVRLMFALMLLMALTVHQFVWSPLWLLPVLVGVALNVKVAWRVPDRTPADIVYALLVFPAELWLLTRVWSTFVSWLNIWFGARRDGWAAQAAAESGKGGGSTVIGKIVGYGLLIGAVVAVGTWWWIEKAGVAVQEAVLTTGWSIVTVTTLVLTGFALIKLLKPTRGYKP from the coding sequence ATGACCATGACCCTCGGCTCCCGCCCCCGCGCCGGACATGCGACCGACATGCCCGCCGGCTTCTCCGCCCTCCGCCACGACCTGTCCAGCGCCGACCAGGGTGTCCTCGCCCTGCTGCCCGGCCCGGTGCGCACCGCGCCCCTGGAGCTCGAGGCCGCGCCGGCCGCCCAGGCCCCGGCTGCCGACAAGGCCGCGAAGGCCGCGAAGGCCCCGAAGGCGACCCGCACCGAGAAGCGTTCCTGGCGCGACATGTTCGGTCGCAAGGAGGTCCGCCACGACCAGCCGCGCACCGCGCGCATCGTGGCCCTGGTGCCGGCGCACAACGAGGAGAGCGACATCGCGCGGACCGTCGACGCGCTGATCAACCAGACCCGCAAGATCGACCGCATCGTGATCATCCTGGACAACTGCACCGACGGCACCGAGAAGATCGTCCGGGCCTACAAGGGTGTCACCGTCCAGATCACCAGCGGCAACATCGACAAGAAGGTCGGTGCGCTCACCCAGGGCTGGCAGCGCTGGGCCGCCGACTTCGACTTCGTCCTCGGCGTGGACGCCGACACCGTGCTGGCCAAGGACGCCGTGGAGCAGCTCGAGGCCGAGATGATCCGGGTGCCCTCCGCCGCCGGCGTCATGTGCCGCTACACCTTCGACGTCAACCTGGGCACGACGTTCTTCGCCCGCCAGCTGATCCGCGCCCAGCGCATGGACTTCGCGTCCTGGCTGACCGACATCATGGCCCGCAACCGCTCCACCTACGTGCTCGGTGGCCAGGCCACCCTCTTCCGCATCAAGCACCTGCAGCAGGTGACCGTCGACTTCGAGCGGAACTCCCCCTGGGACCCCGACGCCCAGGTCGAGGACATGGAGCTGACCTGGCGTCTGCACGAGGCCGGTCGCAAGACCCTCGTCTCGGCGACCGCCCGCGCCTACGCCGGCCCGATGGTCACCCTCAAGGGCCTGATGGGCCAGCGTCGCAAGTGGGACGAGGGCATGGCCGCCCTGCTGTGGCAGAACAAGATGCCCGACAAGAACACCCTGATCCCCTGGAAGCAGCAGTTCTCCATGGGCGCCAACGGTCTCGTCCGCCTGATGTTCGCCCTGATGCTGCTGATGGCGCTGACCGTGCACCAGTTCGTCTGGTCGCCGCTCTGGCTGCTGCCCGTCCTCGTCGGTGTCGCGCTCAACGTCAAGGTGGCCTGGCGCGTGCCGGACCGCACCCCGGCCGACATCGTCTACGCCCTGCTGGTCTTCCCGGCCGAGCTGTGGCTGCTCACCCGCGTCTGGTCGACCTTCGTGTCCTGGCTGAACATCTGGTTCGGTGCCCGTCGTGACGGCTGGGCCGCCCAGGCCGCCGCCGAGTCCGGCAAGGGTGGCGGGTCCACCGTCATCGGCAAGATCGTCGGCTACGGCCTGCTCATCGGCGCCGTCGTGGCCGTCGGGACCTGGTGGTGGATCGAGAAGGCCGGCGTCGCCGTCCAGGAGGCCGTCCTCACCACCGGCTGGAGCATCGTCACCGTCACCACCCTGGTCCTCACCGGCTTCGCCCTGATCAAGCTGCTCAAGCCCACCCGCGGCTACAAGCCGTGA